A genomic stretch from Erwinia sp. E_sp_B01_1 includes:
- the msbA gene encoding lipid A ABC transporter ATP-binding protein/permease MsbA translates to MHQEKDLSTWQTFRRLWPMIKPFKPGLIVAAVALIINAAGDTLMLSLLKPLLDDGFSKAQPSILRWLALAIIGLMLVRGVTSYISSYCISWVSGNVVMSMRRRLFSHMMGMPVAFFDQQSTGTLLSRITYDSEQVASSSSSALVTVVREGASIIGLFIMMFYYSWQLSLVLIVLAPVVSFAIRTVSKRFRNISKGMQNTMGHVTTSAEQMLKGHKEVLIFGGQQVESERFGRVSNRMRQQGMKLVSASSISDPIIQLIASLALAFVLIAASLQGMMETLTAGTITVVFSSMIALMRPLKSLTNVNAQFQRGMAACQTLFSILDSEQEEDKGTRVIERAKGDIEFRNVTFTYPGREAPALHNINLAIPAGKTVALVGRSGSGKSTIASLMTRFYDVQQGEILMDGHDLREYTLGSLRNQVALVSQNVHLFNDTVANNIAYARNEQYSREDIEKAAVMAHAMDFINKMDKGLDTMIGENGVLLSGGQRQRIAIARALLRDSPILILDEATSALDTESERAIQSALDELQKNRTSLVIAHRLSTIEKADEIVVVEDGYIVERGSHADLLQERGVYAQLHKMQFGQ, encoded by the coding sequence ATGCATCAGGAAAAAGATCTCTCCACCTGGCAGACATTCCGTCGCCTCTGGCCAATGATCAAACCGTTCAAACCGGGTCTGATTGTGGCTGCGGTAGCACTGATAATTAATGCGGCGGGAGATACATTAATGCTGTCACTGTTGAAACCGTTGCTGGATGACGGTTTCTCCAAGGCGCAACCCTCTATCCTGAGATGGCTGGCGCTGGCCATTATTGGTCTGATGTTAGTGCGTGGTGTGACCAGCTATATTTCAAGTTATTGTATTTCATGGGTATCTGGCAACGTTGTGATGTCAATGCGCCGTCGGCTGTTCAGCCATATGATGGGGATGCCTGTTGCCTTCTTTGATCAGCAGTCTACCGGCACGCTGCTTTCAAGAATTACCTACGATTCAGAGCAGGTGGCTTCCTCTTCCTCCAGCGCGCTGGTGACCGTGGTACGTGAAGGGGCTTCCATTATCGGCCTGTTCATCATGATGTTTTACTACAGTTGGCAGCTGTCACTGGTGCTGATCGTTCTGGCTCCCGTGGTCTCTTTTGCCATACGTACCGTGTCAAAGCGCTTCAGAAATATCAGTAAAGGCATGCAGAATACCATGGGGCATGTCACTACCAGCGCCGAACAGATGCTGAAAGGGCATAAAGAAGTGCTGATCTTTGGCGGCCAGCAGGTAGAAAGCGAGCGCTTTGGCCGCGTCAGTAACCGTATGCGTCAGCAGGGGATGAAACTGGTTTCAGCTTCTTCAATTTCCGATCCTATTATTCAGCTTATTGCTTCGCTGGCGCTGGCATTTGTGCTGATAGCCGCGAGCCTGCAGGGCATGATGGAAACGCTGACCGCCGGTACCATCACCGTGGTGTTCTCTTCAATGATTGCTCTGATGCGCCCACTGAAGTCTCTGACTAACGTCAACGCCCAGTTTCAGCGTGGAATGGCGGCCTGTCAGACTCTGTTCTCTATTCTGGATAGCGAGCAGGAAGAAGATAAAGGCACTCGTGTTATCGAACGCGCTAAGGGCGATATTGAATTCCGTAACGTGACCTTTACCTATCCGGGGCGTGAAGCACCAGCGCTGCACAATATCAATCTGGCTATCCCGGCTGGAAAAACCGTGGCGCTGGTAGGGCGTTCTGGCTCCGGTAAATCCACTATCGCCAGCCTGATGACGCGTTTTTACGATGTCCAGCAGGGCGAAATTTTGATGGACGGCCACGATCTGCGTGAATATACGCTGGGTTCACTGCGTAACCAGGTCGCGCTGGTTTCTCAGAATGTGCACCTGTTTAACGACACCGTGGCTAACAACATCGCTTATGCGCGTAACGAACAGTACAGCCGTGAAGATATCGAAAAGGCCGCTGTGATGGCGCATGCCATGGACTTTATCAATAAAATGGATAAAGGCCTGGATACGATGATTGGCGAAAATGGTGTGTTGCTTTCAGGTGGTCAGCGTCAGCGTATCGCTATCGCTCGTGCCCTGCTTCGCGATTCCCCCATTCTGATTCTGGACGAAGCGACTTCAGCGCTGGATACCGAATCTGAACGTGCTATTCAGTCTGCTCTGGATGAATTGCAGAAAAACCGCACTTCGCTGGTTATTGCACACCGTCTTTCAACGATTGAAAAAGCCGATGAGATCGTAGTGGTGGAGGATGGATACATTGTGGAGCGTGGCAGCCATGCCGATCTCTTACAGGAACGTGGCGTCTACGCTCAGCTTCACAAGATGCAGTTTGGTCAATGA
- the lpxK gene encoding tetraacyldisaccharide 4'-kinase encodes MIERLWSGRSALYLLLLPLSWLYGLISNLIRLSYIRGWRKAWRAPVPVVVVGNLTAGGNGKTPVVIWLVQALQQRGLRPGVVSRGYGGKAESYPLVLDDHCTTEQAGDEPVLIYQRTGAAVAVSPVRKEAVQALTAQGNIDVIITDDGLQHYALARDFEIVVIDGKRRFGNGWWLPAGPMRERASRLKSVNAVIVNGGEAQAGELPMQLTPGMAVNLKSGEKRPASALENVVAMAGIGHPPRFFATLHQQGVTAVKEVSFADHQAYQHQQLASLLEPGQTLLMTEKDAVKARSFASDNWWYLPVDADFPQAAADSLLDTIMALKPAT; translated from the coding sequence ATGATTGAGCGCCTCTGGAGCGGTCGCTCCGCGCTTTATCTGCTGCTGCTGCCTCTGAGCTGGCTGTATGGTCTGATCAGTAATCTGATCCGCCTCAGTTATATCAGGGGCTGGCGCAAAGCGTGGCGCGCGCCTGTTCCTGTGGTGGTGGTGGGGAATCTCACTGCCGGGGGCAATGGTAAAACGCCCGTGGTCATCTGGCTGGTTCAGGCACTTCAGCAACGGGGTTTACGCCCCGGTGTTGTCTCCAGGGGCTATGGCGGCAAGGCAGAAAGTTATCCGCTGGTGCTTGACGACCACTGCACTACAGAACAAGCAGGCGATGAGCCGGTATTAATTTACCAGCGGACCGGTGCGGCTGTAGCGGTGTCTCCAGTCAGAAAAGAGGCGGTTCAGGCGCTGACCGCGCAGGGCAACATCGATGTGATTATCACTGATGATGGTCTGCAGCATTATGCGCTGGCCAGAGACTTTGAAATTGTGGTTATCGACGGTAAGCGTCGTTTTGGTAACGGCTGGTGGTTGCCTGCCGGCCCGATGCGTGAACGGGCTTCACGTCTGAAAAGCGTGAACGCTGTCATTGTGAATGGCGGTGAGGCGCAGGCTGGTGAATTGCCCATGCAACTGACGCCGGGCATGGCCGTTAATTTGAAAAGTGGTGAAAAGCGTCCGGCATCCGCGCTGGAAAACGTGGTAGCCATGGCGGGGATTGGTCATCCTCCCCGTTTTTTTGCCACGCTTCATCAGCAAGGCGTAACCGCAGTAAAAGAAGTTTCTTTTGCCGATCATCAGGCTTATCAACACCAGCAACTTGCTTCTCTGCTTGAGCCAGGTCAGACATTACTGATGACCGAAAAGGATGCGGTGAAAGCGCGCTCATTTGCGAGTGATAACTGGTGGTATCTGCCAGTTGATGCGGATTTCCCTCAGGCGGCCGCAGACTCTTTACTCGACACCATCATGGCGCTAAAACCCGCTACCTGA
- a CDS encoding winged helix-turn-helix domain-containing protein gives MSASQLSLSQARQLHLAAQGLLRPPTRKARYEELLSAIRQMSLLQIDTIHVVARSPYLVLFSRLGEYPEAWLGKALSSGSVFEYWAHEACFIPVEDYPLLRHRMLNPHRLGWKYNSEWVENWQEEISELLAHIEQNGPVKSADFVAPQGQKPGWWAWKPHKRHLENLFSAGELMVTERRNFQRVYDLRQRVMPEWDDAVHALDEPAAVRQMLSNSAKSLGLFRDAWLADYYRLKRAPIRQVIGELLENQEVVSVDVESLGQCYLHASLLPLLEVGPKATHTALLSPFDPVVWDRKRALALFNFDYRLECYTPEAKRQYGYFVLPILHRGELKGRLDSKMLRKEKVFLVKQLWFESGVRISQGMINDLRLAISRFARWQGADAVVLDKMPEPLATAWQKGWTL, from the coding sequence ATGTCCGCTTCTCAGCTTTCACTTTCTCAGGCCCGGCAGCTTCACCTCGCCGCCCAGGGACTGCTGCGTCCACCTACCCGCAAAGCCCGTTACGAAGAGCTGCTTAGTGCCATACGTCAGATGTCACTGTTACAGATAGATACTATCCATGTCGTTGCCCGCAGCCCTTATCTGGTTCTGTTTAGCCGGCTGGGCGAGTATCCCGAAGCCTGGCTGGGCAAGGCGCTTTCCTCCGGCAGTGTCTTTGAATACTGGGCCCATGAAGCCTGTTTTATTCCTGTCGAAGACTATCCTTTGCTGCGTCATCGGATGCTGAATCCCCACCGTCTTGGCTGGAAATATAACAGTGAGTGGGTGGAGAACTGGCAGGAGGAAATCAGCGAACTGTTGGCACACATTGAACAAAACGGGCCGGTGAAATCAGCAGACTTCGTCGCACCACAAGGGCAAAAACCGGGATGGTGGGCCTGGAAGCCGCACAAGCGTCATCTGGAAAATCTTTTCTCAGCCGGCGAACTGATGGTCACTGAGCGTCGTAATTTCCAGCGGGTCTACGATCTCCGTCAGAGGGTGATGCCTGAATGGGACGACGCAGTGCATGCGCTGGATGAACCTGCGGCAGTCAGGCAGATGTTAAGCAACAGCGCAAAGAGTCTCGGCTTATTCCGGGATGCCTGGCTTGCAGATTATTACCGGCTGAAACGGGCACCGATCCGGCAAGTCATCGGTGAGTTGCTGGAGAACCAGGAGGTTGTCTCGGTAGATGTTGAATCCCTGGGGCAATGCTATCTGCACGCTTCGCTGCTGCCCTTGCTGGAAGTCGGGCCAAAGGCGACTCATACTGCGCTGCTCTCTCCTTTTGATCCTGTGGTATGGGATCGTAAACGGGCGCTGGCGCTGTTTAACTTCGACTACCGGCTTGAGTGCTACACCCCGGAAGCGAAGCGGCAATATGGCTATTTCGTCCTGCCAATACTGCACCGGGGTGAACTGAAAGGGCGGCTTGACAGTAAAATGTTGCGTAAAGAGAAAGTGTTTCTGGTTAAGCAACTCTGGTTTGAGTCGGGGGTACGTATCAGTCAGGGGATGATTAACGATCTGCGTCTGGCCATTTCCCGGTTTGCCCGCTGGCAGGGCGCTGATGCCGTCGTACTGGATAAAATGCCGGAACCGCTGGCGACTGCCTGGCAAAAAGGGTGGACACTTTAA
- a CDS encoding Trm112 family protein has protein sequence MDHRLLEIVACPVCHGKLYYNKDQQELICKPDGLAYPVRDGIPVLLETEARSLTMEEIHP, from the coding sequence ATGGATCACCGTTTATTAGAAATCGTTGCCTGTCCGGTTTGTCACGGCAAACTGTATTACAACAAAGACCAGCAGGAGCTTATCTGTAAGCCTGATGGGTTAGCCTATCCTGTGCGCGACGGTATCCCGGTCCTGCTGGAGACGGAAGCCCGCTCGCTGACCATGGAAGAGATCCATCCATGA
- the kdsB gene encoding 3-deoxy-manno-octulosonate cytidylyltransferase, whose protein sequence is MSFVAIIPARFASTRLPGKPLVDILGKPMVVHVMERALESGADRVIVATDNDDVARAVEAAGGEVCMTRPDHQSGTERLAEVIERYQFPDDTIIVNVQGDEPMIPPVIIRQVAENLATSEAGMATLAVPIESAEEAFNPNAVKVVMDAKGYALYFSRATIPWDRERFTASRETIGDHFLRHIGIYGYRAGFIRRYVSWEPSPLEQIELLEQLRVLWYGEKIHVAVAKAIPSVGVDTPEDLARVREAMQ, encoded by the coding sequence ATGAGTTTTGTCGCTATCATCCCTGCGCGTTTTGCTTCAACGCGGCTGCCAGGCAAACCCCTGGTAGATATTCTGGGTAAGCCTATGGTTGTGCACGTAATGGAGCGGGCGCTGGAATCCGGTGCCGATCGCGTGATTGTGGCAACCGATAACGATGATGTGGCACGTGCAGTTGAGGCCGCAGGCGGCGAAGTGTGCATGACCCGGCCCGATCACCAGTCGGGAACGGAACGTCTGGCCGAAGTGATTGAACGTTATCAGTTCCCGGATGACACGATCATTGTGAACGTGCAGGGTGATGAACCTATGATCCCCCCGGTCATAATCCGTCAGGTAGCTGAGAATCTGGCTACCAGCGAAGCGGGTATGGCGACGCTGGCTGTGCCGATTGAATCCGCAGAAGAGGCGTTCAATCCCAATGCGGTGAAAGTGGTGATGGATGCGAAAGGGTATGCACTCTATTTCTCCCGCGCTACCATTCCCTGGGATCGTGAGCGTTTCACCGCTTCACGTGAAACAATCGGCGATCACTTCCTGCGTCATATCGGAATTTATGGCTACCGGGCGGGCTTTATCCGCCGTTATGTCAGCTGGGAGCCGAGCCCGCTGGAGCAGATCGAACTGCTGGAGCAATTGCGGGTGCTGTGGTACGGCGAGAAGATCCACGTTGCCGTCGCGAAAGCGATCCCCAGCGTCGGCGTCGATACGCCAGAGGATTTAGCGCGCGTGCGCGAAGCCATGCAGTAA
- a CDS encoding YcbJ family phosphotransferase, with product MEQLRTELSQVLGETLSRLECISVQPWSSLYSLYDQQGHSLPLVAKYFNVKGVAAQEAYKLSMLARDSTLRLPTVYGLIVSQQQPLHEVLLIERMGGVSVEAPTRTPARWLQLQDQIVEALLAWHRIDSHGLVGRVDSTQENNWVAWYAQRVEVLWSTLGFMRPEALSMDHRRVLYRSRENLGNLLADFNDPCVLVHGNLSLNTILKEAWSDRLLSMINPGMMLWAPREYELFRLNEAGMAQSLLFHYLKQAPVAEGFVARRWLYTLWDETDRLLHNGQFNPQRFQHAADSLLPWLS from the coding sequence ATGGAACAACTCCGTACTGAACTTTCCCAGGTGCTGGGTGAAACCCTGAGCCGTCTCGAATGCATCAGCGTCCAGCCCTGGTCCAGCCTTTATTCGCTTTATGACCAGCAGGGGCATTCACTGCCGCTGGTGGCAAAATATTTCAATGTAAAGGGCGTCGCAGCCCAGGAAGCTTACAAGCTTTCAATGCTGGCGCGTGACAGCACGCTTCGTTTACCCACGGTCTATGGTCTGATTGTCAGCCAGCAACAACCCCTGCACGAAGTGTTGCTGATTGAGCGTATGGGTGGCGTCTCTGTAGAAGCTCCAACCCGCACGCCAGCACGCTGGTTACAGTTGCAGGACCAGATTGTTGAAGCTTTACTGGCCTGGCATCGTATCGACAGCCACGGACTGGTAGGCCGCGTTGACAGTACTCAGGAAAATAACTGGGTCGCCTGGTATGCGCAAAGGGTCGAGGTTCTCTGGTCAACGCTGGGATTTATGCGGCCTGAAGCATTGTCGATGGATCATCGTCGGGTGCTTTACCGCAGTCGGGAGAATCTTGGTAATCTGCTGGCGGATTTCAACGATCCCTGCGTGCTGGTGCACGGCAATCTCTCCCTGAATACTATTCTGAAAGAAGCCTGGAGCGATCGGTTACTGTCGATGATAAACCCCGGCATGATGCTCTGGGCACCGCGTGAATATGAACTTTTCAGGCTGAATGAAGCGGGTATGGCGCAATCGTTGCTGTTCCACTACCTGAAGCAGGCACCTGTAGCGGAAGGATTTGTTGCCCGACGCTGGCTCTATACCCTCTGGGATGAAACCGATCGTCTGCTGCATAATGGTCAGTTTAATCCCCAGCGCTTCCAGCATGCCGCAGACTCACTGCTCCCCTGGCTCAGTTGA
- the elyC gene encoding envelope biogenesis factor ElyC, whose translation MLFALKKFIGGLLLPLPLLIIVMAIALLLLWLSRWQKTGKILLSVACLSLALLSLQPVADGLLAPTENRYPTWQGQQKVAYVVVLGGGYTWNPEWAPGSNMIGNSLPRLVEGIRLWRENPGSKMIFTGAAAQNNPVSSAEVTSRVAQSLGVPLNEIITLDKPRDTRQEAAEVAKIVVSQPFLLVTSASHLPRAMIFFQQQGLHPLPAPANQLAIASPLNIWERVIPSPLWLGHSDRAIYEWLGRAWQKVTSGETASTEPGEQ comes from the coding sequence ATGCTTTTTGCATTAAAAAAATTCATTGGCGGGCTGTTACTTCCCCTGCCTTTGCTGATTATTGTTATGGCAATCGCCCTTTTGTTGCTCTGGCTCAGCCGTTGGCAGAAAACAGGCAAAATCCTCCTCTCTGTGGCCTGCCTTTCGCTGGCGCTGCTCAGCCTGCAGCCTGTGGCAGATGGCCTGCTGGCACCCACGGAAAATCGTTATCCAACCTGGCAAGGTCAGCAGAAGGTGGCATATGTGGTGGTGCTCGGCGGGGGATACACCTGGAACCCGGAGTGGGCACCGGGATCGAATATGATCGGTAACAGCTTGCCGAGGCTGGTGGAAGGGATCCGCCTGTGGCGGGAAAACCCCGGTTCAAAGATGATCTTCACCGGTGCGGCGGCACAAAACAATCCCGTCAGCTCTGCAGAGGTGACGTCCAGAGTAGCGCAATCTTTGGGCGTGCCGCTGAACGAGATCATCACGCTTGATAAGCCCAGAGATACGCGACAGGAAGCGGCTGAAGTGGCAAAAATTGTAGTGAGTCAGCCTTTCCTGCTGGTCACTTCCGCTTCTCATTTGCCACGAGCGATGATCTTTTTCCAGCAGCAGGGTCTGCACCCTTTACCCGCTCCGGCCAATCAACTGGCGATCGCTTCACCGCTGAATATCTGGGAGCGTGTCATTCCGTCCCCTCTCTGGCTGGGTCACAGCGATCGGGCGATTTACGAGTGGTTGGGCAGAGCCTGGCAGAAAGTGACCTCAGGCGAGACGGCGTCAACTGAGCCAGGGGAGCAGTGA
- the cmoM gene encoding tRNA uridine 5-oxyacetic acid(34) methyltransferase CmoM: protein MQDRNFDDIAEKFSQNIYGTTKGRIRQAIVWQELDEILASLPQRPLQVLDAGGGEGQTGCGMAALGHQVLLCDLSEEMLQRARANAEEKGVSGNMQFRQISAQQVGQHLDKPADLVLFHAVLEWVADPEAILAALYDALAPGGVLSLMFYNVNGLMMQTLVLGNFGYMQAGLRKRKRKTLSPDYPREPQEVYRWLEEAGFTVENKTGIRVFHDYMRDKLKQTERFDEVLALEKRFCRQEPFLSLGRYIHVTARKPINRTNHE from the coding sequence ATGCAGGATCGCAACTTTGATGATATAGCCGAAAAGTTTTCACAAAATATCTACGGTACCACCAAAGGGCGTATCCGCCAGGCCATCGTCTGGCAGGAGCTGGATGAAATTCTGGCCAGTCTGCCGCAAAGGCCGTTGCAGGTTCTGGATGCAGGCGGAGGAGAAGGGCAAACCGGTTGCGGTATGGCCGCGCTGGGCCACCAGGTTTTACTTTGCGATTTATCCGAAGAAATGTTGCAGCGCGCCCGGGCAAACGCCGAAGAGAAAGGTGTGAGCGGGAACATGCAATTCAGACAAATTAGCGCCCAACAAGTCGGCCAACATTTGGATAAGCCAGCCGATCTGGTATTGTTCCACGCTGTGCTTGAATGGGTAGCCGACCCCGAGGCCATTCTGGCAGCATTATATGATGCTCTGGCGCCAGGCGGCGTGTTGTCGCTGATGTTTTATAACGTCAATGGCCTGATGATGCAGACGCTGGTGCTGGGGAACTTCGGCTATATGCAGGCTGGTCTGCGTAAGCGCAAACGCAAAACGTTGTCGCCTGACTATCCGCGGGAACCTCAGGAAGTTTATCGCTGGCTGGAGGAAGCAGGATTTACCGTTGAGAACAAAACCGGTATCCGCGTTTTCCATGATTACATGCGCGATAAGCTCAAGCAGACTGAACGATTTGACGAAGTTCTGGCGCTGGAAAAACGCTTTTGCCGCCAGGAACCTTTTTTAAGTTTGGGCCGTTATATCCACGTGACAGCGCGGAAACCCATAAACAGGACGAACCATGAGTGA
- the mukF gene encoding chromosome partition protein MukF, protein MSEFSQTVPELVAWARKNDFSVTLPTERLTFLLAVATLNGERMDGEMSEGELTDAFRHVSEGFEQTSETVNVRANNAINDMVRQRLLNRFVSEQAEGNAIYRLTPLAIGITDYYIRQREFSTLRLSMQLSIVAGELKRAADAADEDGDEFHWHRNVFAPLKYSVAEIFDSIDITQRIMDEQQQAVKDDIAQLLNKDWRAAISSCEMLLNETSGTLRELQDTLEAAGDKLQANLLRIQDATLSSPDLGFIDKLVFDLQNKLDRIISWGQQAIDLWIGYDRHVHKFIRTAIDMDKNRVFAQRLRHSVQTYFDHPWALTYANADRLYDVRDEELILRNEEVTGELPSELEFEEFNEIREQLAAMIEEALAIYKAQQKPLNLGAVMRDYLVQYPRARHFDVARIVVDQAVRLGVAEADFSGLPAEWQVINDYGAKVQAHVIDKY, encoded by the coding sequence ATGAGTGAATTTTCCCAGACCGTACCGGAACTGGTCGCCTGGGCGCGAAAAAATGACTTTTCCGTCACCCTGCCTACCGAACGCCTGACGTTTTTGCTGGCCGTTGCCACGCTGAACGGAGAACGCATGGATGGCGAGATGAGCGAAGGTGAACTGACCGACGCATTTCGTCACGTCAGTGAAGGGTTTGAGCAAACCAGTGAAACCGTGAATGTCAGGGCTAACAATGCCATCAACGATATGGTACGCCAGCGCCTGCTTAACCGCTTTGTCAGTGAACAGGCGGAGGGCAACGCGATCTACCGTCTTACGCCACTCGCCATCGGAATTACCGACTACTACATACGTCAGCGGGAGTTCTCCACGCTCAGGCTCTCAATGCAGCTGTCGATCGTTGCCGGTGAGTTGAAACGCGCTGCCGATGCGGCTGATGAAGATGGTGATGAGTTCCACTGGCACCGTAATGTCTTTGCGCCGTTGAAGTACTCGGTAGCGGAAATTTTTGACAGCATCGACATCACCCAGCGCATCATGGATGAGCAGCAGCAGGCGGTAAAAGATGATATCGCGCAGTTGCTGAACAAAGACTGGCGTGCCGCTATCTCCAGCTGTGAAATGCTGCTGAACGAAACGTCCGGCACGCTGCGCGAGTTGCAGGATACGCTGGAAGCGGCAGGCGATAAACTTCAGGCCAACCTGCTGCGGATTCAGGATGCCACACTGAGCAGTCCTGACCTGGGCTTTATCGATAAGCTGGTGTTTGACCTGCAAAACAAGCTCGACCGCATTATCAGCTGGGGTCAGCAGGCGATCGATCTGTGGATCGGCTATGACCGGCATGTGCATAAATTTATCCGTACCGCGATTGATATGGATAAAAACCGCGTCTTCGCTCAACGTCTTCGCCATTCAGTTCAGACTTACTTTGACCATCCCTGGGCCTTAACTTACGCCAATGCGGATCGCCTCTACGACGTTCGTGACGAAGAATTAATCCTGCGTAACGAAGAGGTCACGGGCGAGCTGCCTTCCGAGCTGGAATTTGAAGAGTTCAACGAGATCCGCGAACAGCTGGCGGCGATGATTGAAGAAGCGCTGGCCATCTATAAAGCGCAACAAAAACCGCTGAATCTGGGCGCAGTGATGCGTGATTACCTGGTGCAGTATCCCCGGGCGCGTCATTTTGACGTGGCGCGCATTGTCGTGGATCAGGCCGTACGCTTAGGCGTGGCCGAAGCAGATTTCTCCGGCCTGCCAGCTGAATGGCAGGTCATTAATGATTACGGAGCCAAGGTGCAGGCGCATGTCATCGATAAATATTGA
- the mukE gene encoding chromosome partition protein MukE, which translates to MSSINIEQVMPVKMAQALANSIFPALDSQLRAGRHIGIEELDQHAFLMDYQEYLEEFYARYNVELIRAPEGFFYLRPRSTTLIPRSVLSELDMMVGKILCYLYLSPERLANEGIFTQQELYDELVTLADEGKLLKLVNQRSTGSDLDRQKLQEKMRASLNRLRRLGMVWFMGNDNSKFRIIESVFRFGADVRSGDDAREAQLRMIRDGEAMSIDDGLALNDESEEDNEAQSAGSENAENDE; encoded by the coding sequence ATGTCATCGATAAATATTGAACAAGTGATGCCAGTTAAAATGGCTCAGGCGCTGGCCAATTCGATTTTCCCGGCGCTGGACAGCCAGCTACGTGCGGGTCGCCACATTGGTATTGAAGAGTTAGACCAGCACGCTTTCCTGATGGATTATCAGGAGTATCTGGAAGAGTTTTATGCGCGCTACAACGTTGAGTTAATCCGCGCGCCCGAGGGCTTTTTCTATCTGCGCCCTCGCTCCACCACGCTGATCCCAAGGTCGGTGCTTTCCGAGCTGGATATGATGGTCGGTAAAATTCTTTGCTATCTCTATCTCAGCCCTGAGCGTCTGGCCAATGAAGGCATTTTTACCCAGCAGGAACTTTATGATGAGCTGGTGACGCTGGCCGATGAGGGCAAACTGCTGAAGCTGGTTAACCAGCGCTCTACAGGATCCGATCTCGACCGGCAAAAGCTGCAGGAAAAAATGCGTGCCTCCCTGAACCGCCTGCGCCGTCTGGGCATGGTGTGGTTTATGGGGAATGACAACAGCAAGTTCCGCATCATTGAATCGGTGTTTCGCTTTGGTGCTGACGTGCGGAGTGGTGACGATGCCCGTGAAGCGCAGTTGAGAATGATCAGGGATGGCGAGGCGATGTCGATTGATGATGGCCTGGCGCTGAATGATGAAAGCGAAGAAGACAACGAGGCGCAGAGCGCCGGGTCTGAAAACGCGGAGAATGACGAATGA